In Drosophila santomea strain STO CAGO 1482 chromosome 2L, Prin_Dsan_1.1, whole genome shotgun sequence, a single window of DNA contains:
- the LOC120449973 gene encoding seminal metalloprotease 1 — protein sequence MIGFRFQLFLLGTLCSGIFSAPFNTHYKETDPELTAGYFQGDMDVDYARNGQLSETRRWPNATVRYRISEEFDTPHVEYIKLGMQFIEYSSCIRFVPADEDVENYLFVLPSTSGCSSNVGYQPGERTVKLRPDPLDTGCFKLGTVQHELLHTLGFHHQQCSPDRDEFVRIVEENISEGHEKNFVKYEKDEVEDFDQPYDYGSILHYSSLAFSINGEATIVALNPEGQEKMGQRLMMSDTDIKRLNTMYKCPVQL from the exons ATGATTGGTTTTCGGTTTCAGTTGTTCCTGCTGGGCACGCTGTGTTCTGGCATTTTCTCAGCCCCCTTTAACACTCACTATAAGGAAACAGATCCAGAGCTGACTGCGGGATACTTCCAGGGTGATATGGATGTGGACTACGCCCGGAATGGACAGCTGTCCGAGACGCGACGCTGGCCAAACGCCACAGTTCGGTATAGGATCTCTGAAGAGTTTG ATACTCCTCATGTGGAATACATAAAGCTTGGCATGCAATTCATCGAGTATTCGTCGTGTATTCGATTTGTGCCTGCTGATGAGGATGTGGAAAACTATCTATTTGTGCTTCCTTCCACTTCTGGATGCAGCTCCAACGTGGGCTATCAGCCAGGTGAAAGAACCGTCAAACTTCGGCCTGACCCGTTGGACACGGGTTGCTTCAAACTGGGAACCGTCCAGCACGAACTGCTTCACACTTTGGGGTTCCACCACCAGCAGTGCTCCCCTGATCGAGATGAGTTCGTAAGGATCGTGGAGGAGAACATCTCCGAGGGTCACGAGAAGAACTTTGTCAAGTACGAGAAAGACGAAGTGGAGGATTTCGATCAGCCCTATGACTACGGAAGCATTCTACACTACAGCTCCTTGGCATTTTCAATAAATGGTGAAGCCACCATTGTTGCTCTGAATCCAGAGGGTCAGGAGAAAATGGGTCAGCGCTTGATGATGAGCGATACCGATATCAAACGACTCAATACCATGTACAAGTGTCCGGTTCAATTGTAA
- the LOC120458646 gene encoding toll-like receptor 2, protein MALQCVTKPKMWLGLKQILLYVGLLLCVLLQVCRSKTQSQMFCPTVCHCDLHAQRNRAICSAKRLISANIEIPTTVELLDLSYNDLTTIDDDSFKITIHLLNLSLAHNAIHTLYGDAFVELTRLRYLDLSYNRLEQIDEHILEANNQLTHLNLEGNKLSTLGRGPILRSSSLRSLNLRNSQVNQLGTQLLSALPELRQLDLAQNLLLTLSPGDFHAPRYLASLNVEENPFNCDRVLAKVATGLRQRGVDIFISDCMEEEVQDHQKDAEAVDFPIKNEKFESMEYVEPSTRGPQSVLSVWRELDSSEEQDSEQDDEQMSSVSDVCKGSPEKLCLRYRLCLERVSHELLAGGNSQLEDEILRTHTYDEDDLKLAFVVGGATGVCMVIFIITFALCLKSCCEMRKKKSNPGMTTGDSVPLDPSLDSLPTIHTWSPQRTRNPRRSNPQRPRSTPSHAVVRQPYGPQDNFVSRLFGRPARSQYYRTINQNTATLIRRLSRSNLFTSRDREPSSPAEPPTSTARFYTDVVESGVVRPETPPPNYGDVVIIENCDNK, encoded by the exons ATGGCTCTGCAATGTGTCACAAAACCCAAAATGTGGTTGGGTCTCAAGCAGATCCTCCTCTACGTAGGCCTGTTGCTCTGTGTTCTTCTTCAGGTCTGTAGGAGTAAGACCCAGTCGCAGATGTTCTGCCCCACTGTTTGCCACTGTGATCTACACGCCCAGCGCAATCGCGCAATATGCAG CGCAAAGCGCTTGATAAGCGCCAATATAGAAATACCTACAACGGTTGAGCTATTGGACCTGAGCTACAATGATTTAACCACTATTGATGATGACTCCTTTAAA ATCACTATACACCTGCTCAATCTTTCGTTAGCCCACAACGCTATCCACACACTTTATGGAGATGCCTTTGTGGAGTTGACCAGACTACGCTATTTGGATCTTTCGTACAACCGCCTGGAGCAGATCGATGAACATATCCTGGAAGCCAACAATCAACTGACGCACCTCAATCTGGAAGGCAATAAGTTGTCCACTCTGGGAAGGGGACCCATTTTAAGAAGTTCATCGCTTCGCTCTCTCAATCTGCGCAACTCGCAGGTGAATCAACTTGGAACCCAGCTTCTGAGTGCGCTGCCTGAACTGCGCCAACTGGATTTGGCGCAGAATCTGCTCTTAACCCTGAGTCCTGGTGATTTCCATGCCCCCCGCTATCTGGCTTCACTCAATGTAGAAGAAAATCCCTTCAATTGCGATCGGGTATTGGCCAAAGTGGCCACTGGATTGCGACAGCGTGGAGTGGACATTTTCATAAGCGACTGCATGGAGGAGGAGGTTCAGGATCATCAGAAGGATGCGGAAGCTGTAGATTTTCCCatcaaaaacgaaaagttcGAAAGCATGGAGTACGTGGAGCCCAGTACCCGAGGACCCCAATCCGTGCTGTCCGTCTGGCGGGAGCTGGACTCCAGTGAGGAGCAGGACAGCGAGCAGGATGACGAGCAGATGTCATCGGTTAGCGATGTGTGCAAGGGAAGTCCGGAGAAACTGTGCTTGAGATACCGCCTTTGCTTGGAGCGTGTGAGCCATGAACTCCTGGCTGGTGGAAACTCTCAATTGGAAGATGAAATCCTACGCACGCACACCTACGATGAGGATGATTTGAAGCTGGCCTTTGTGGTGGGCGGGGCCACGGGCGTTTGCATGGTCATCTTTATCATCACCTTTGCCCTATGCCTCAAGAGTTGCTGTGAGATgcgcaaaaagaaaagtaacCCGGGGATGACCACTGGGGATTCAG TTCCTTTAGACCCCTCGCTGGATAGCCTGCCAACTATACACACCTGGTCACCACAGCGGACTCGCAACCCCAGGCGATCCAATCCCCAGCGTCCCCGTAGTACTCCATCGCATGCCGTGGTCCGACAACCCTACGGACCGCAGGACAACTTTGTGTCCCGGCTTTTTGGACGTCCGGCCCGCAGTCAGTACTACCGGACAATCAATCAGAACACAGCCACCCTCATAAGGCGCCTCAGTCGGAGTAACCTCTTCACCAGTCGCGACCGGGAGCCGAGTTCGCCTGCTGAACCGCCAACATCTACTGCCAGATTCTACACAGATGTTGTTGAAAGTGGGGTGGTAAGGCCGGAGACACCGCCTCCTAACTACGGCGATGTGGTGATTATCGAGAATTGTGATAACAAGTGA